AAAAATCTGCCGCGTAAGGGTATTCAACAAGCAACTCCCCTACGGTCAGGGAAAGCATCCTATCCCGCACCGGCTTCACCTCCTGCTAATTTCCTGACTATGATTAAGTATGATCCAGTATGATCTAGCCCAGATCCATCCTTTTGACGTTGCCCATCTGGAAGTTCTCACCAATCCGGGTTTGCCCTAAACAGTAGGAGCAGGTAGCCGCCGGCATGGAGAACCGCAAATGACACCCGGCAAGGCTGTCAAAATGGGCAGCTGCCTTGAACAGCCGGCTGGCTTCCAGCGCTCCCTGGCCGGTAATGCCGTTGATATGGACAATGGTGGCTCCCGGGTTGGCCTGCCGCACCCGGAAGGCGAATACTTCCCGTTCGGCCTGGGATACGATGTCGCCTTTCGTTATAATAACAACATCGGCTAACTTCAACATGGGGCCGATTTTTTGCGGTGTATGCACACCGCTAAGGTTGTCAATCAGGCAAACTGCCAAAGCGCCCCGGATATGCGGTGAACACCTGTTGCACAGGCCGGCGCTTTCGCTGATCAGCATATCGAATTTGCTCCGTTTGGCCCACTCCAGGCAGTCCTCAATATTACTGACAAAAAAATGGTCCGGGCAAAGGTTGCCCGACAGACCGAGCTTGGCCACCACACCCCGTTTCTGATATAGTTCCTGGTCCTTGGTAGACAGGCAGTCGAACTTTACGACTCCCACTTTTAACCCGTCGGCCCGCAGCGAATCAATGATTTTCAAAATTGCGGACGTCTTGCCCGACGAAGGCGGCCCGGCTACGGTGACTAGCTGCACGGCGGCATTCCTCCCTCGCGGTGAAATTGCAGGAACTTGCGGTTGAGCTCTTCAACCAGAACCTCAATATCGCATTCCTTTACATAGTCCCAGCCCAGCCACTTGAATTTGGCATCCGCCGGCAGGTTGTTCCTGGTTGCGGGATGGGCGGCCGGGAAAAATGCGTCGGCGCAAATTTGGGCTGCCTGCGGTCCTGTAAGATAATCGGCCAGTTCCTTAAGTTCCTCCAGTTTGGCAGCCTTGATCAGCAACGACACCGGATAGGCCAGGGCTCCGTCTGCCGGCCAAATAATTTCTATATTGCGGCGGTCGGTGATAGTTTCGGCAAAAAAGCGCGGCATGATATGGATGGGCGGCACATCAGCGCGGCTGCTTGCTAACTCTCGCACCATCTGCGCCGGATGCAGCCCGTAACGTACGGCCTTAGCCAGGCCGGCAATCCCCTGTAGGCCGTAGTCCTTATAGTAGTTCATCTGGACGATGTCGCAAAAGGTGTCGCCATGGCCGCGGATTACGACTTTCTTAGCATA
This window of the Methylomusa anaerophila genome carries:
- a CDS encoding GTP-binding protein; amino-acid sequence: MQLVTVAGPPSSGKTSAILKIIDSLRADGLKVGVVKFDCLSTKDQELYQKRGVVAKLGLSGNLCPDHFFVSNIEDCLEWAKRSKFDMLISESAGLCNRCSPHIRGALAVCLIDNLSGVHTPQKIGPMLKLADVVIITKGDIVSQAEREVFAFRVRQANPGATIVHINGITGQGALEASRLFKAAAHFDSLAGCHLRFSMPAATCSYCLGQTRIGENFQMGNVKRMDLG